One region of Carbonactinospora thermoautotrophica genomic DNA includes:
- a CDS encoding DUF397 domain-containing protein, giving the protein MSGNGLDFTNARWRKSRRSESGANCVEVARVQGYVAVRDSKNPHGPKLVFTSAEWTAFTSGVKTGDFDDLLT; this is encoded by the coding sequence ATGAGCGGCAATGGTCTGGACTTCACCAACGCGCGGTGGCGCAAGAGCCGTCGCAGCGAGTCCGGGGCCAACTGCGTCGAGGTCGCCCGTGTCCAGGGCTACGTCGCGGTCCGCGACTCCAAGAACCCCCACGGCCCCAAGCTCGTCTTCACCTCCGCCGAATGGACCGCCTTCACCAGCGGCGTGAAGACCGGCGACTTCGACGACCTGCTCACCTGA
- a CDS encoding helix-turn-helix domain-containing protein, translated as MPRSRHTWRMPTRKSPTLRNRRLGAELRRLREQAGMTLDQVAAAMDVAPSTVSRMENGRSGIRTRDVRLLLDLYQVTDEATRQGLILLAEQARKRGWWVRYGNQLEKPYRDYLSLEAGAVACRTYQPQVVPGLLQTEDYTRALIEGFGLYDYGEEEAQALLAVRQQRRKALDRPEPLRLWAVIDEAVLRREIGGRAVLRDQLDYLLECSHQTNIEIQVLPFSAGAPAWNGGPFILLELPEPADLDVLFLENAAGGLYLEEPDEIELYEKAFNLLRATALPPKESREMITETAKDLA; from the coding sequence ATGCCGCGATCTCGGCACACTTGGCGCATGCCCACGCGAAAGAGCCCTACCCTGCGCAATCGCCGACTCGGTGCGGAACTGCGTCGCCTTCGCGAACAAGCCGGCATGACCCTCGATCAGGTGGCGGCGGCGATGGACGTCGCGCCGTCCACGGTGAGCCGGATGGAGAACGGCCGGTCCGGTATCCGGACCCGAGACGTACGGTTACTGCTCGACCTGTACCAGGTCACCGACGAGGCGACCCGGCAGGGGCTGATCCTCCTCGCCGAGCAGGCGCGCAAACGCGGGTGGTGGGTCAGGTACGGCAACCAGCTGGAGAAGCCGTACCGGGACTACCTGAGCCTGGAAGCCGGCGCGGTGGCGTGCCGGACGTATCAGCCGCAGGTCGTCCCCGGGCTCCTGCAGACCGAGGACTACACCCGCGCCCTGATCGAGGGGTTCGGCCTGTACGACTACGGCGAGGAGGAAGCCCAGGCGCTGCTCGCGGTGCGCCAGCAGCGCCGGAAAGCGCTGGACAGGCCGGAGCCGTTGCGGCTGTGGGCCGTCATCGACGAGGCGGTGCTCCGCCGTGAGATCGGTGGGCGGGCGGTGCTGCGCGACCAGCTCGACTACCTGCTCGAGTGCTCGCATCAGACCAACATCGAGATCCAGGTATTACCCTTTTCGGCAGGTGCTCCGGCGTGGAACGGGGGGCCGTTCATCCTGCTGGAGCTTCCCGAACCGGCAGATCTCGACGTGTTGTTCCTGGAGAACGCGGCCGGTGGGCTCTACCTGGAGGAGCCGGACGAGATCGAGCTGTACGAGAAGGCGTTCAACCTGCTGCGCGCGACGGCGCTCCCGCCCAAGGAGTCGCGCGAGATGATCACTGAGACGGCGAAGGACTTGGCATGA
- a CDS encoding glycosyltransferase, with the protein MTDVDVLIPTRDRGCALALTLSGLAAQTVSGFRVVVSDQSEHGSAWEDPAVAAALRILRHRGDRVETHRHLPRRGLAEHRAHLLSRAKARYALFLDDDVWLEPDALELLRTAIGELRCGFVGMAVQGLSFVHDVRPHEHTPYEEWTDGVRPERVRRGEPAWERWRLHNAANLIHIAQRLDLAPGEWRAYKVAWIGACVLYDRAKLVDCGGFDFWPALPEHHSGEDVVAQLRVMERHGGAGILPSKAIHLEFPTTVPHRPVDCYQVVLGDEAPSTGSDTPAAGTARP; encoded by the coding sequence GTGACCGACGTGGACGTGCTCATTCCCACCAGGGACCGCGGGTGCGCCCTGGCGCTCACCCTCTCCGGGCTCGCCGCGCAGACCGTGTCCGGCTTCCGCGTCGTGGTCAGCGACCAGTCCGAGCATGGCAGCGCCTGGGAGGACCCCGCCGTCGCGGCCGCGCTACGGATCCTGCGCCACCGGGGCGACCGGGTCGAGACGCACCGCCACCTGCCCCGGCGCGGCCTGGCCGAGCACCGCGCGCACCTGCTCAGCCGCGCGAAGGCCCGGTACGCGCTGTTCCTCGATGACGACGTGTGGTTGGAGCCGGACGCCTTGGAGCTGTTGCGCACCGCCATCGGTGAGCTGCGCTGCGGGTTCGTCGGCATGGCCGTGCAGGGCCTGTCGTTCGTGCACGACGTCCGCCCGCACGAGCACACCCCGTACGAGGAGTGGACCGACGGCGTCCGCCCCGAACGCGTCCGCCGGGGCGAGCCGGCCTGGGAGCGCTGGCGGCTGCACAACGCCGCCAACCTCATCCACATCGCCCAGCGGCTCGACCTGGCTCCCGGCGAGTGGCGCGCCTACAAGGTCGCCTGGATCGGCGCCTGCGTCCTGTACGACCGGGCCAAGCTGGTGGACTGCGGGGGCTTCGACTTCTGGCCCGCCCTGCCCGAGCACCACTCCGGCGAGGACGTGGTGGCCCAGCTCCGCGTCATGGAGCGCCACGGCGGCGCCGGCATCCTCCCCAGCAAGGCCATCCACCTGGAGTTCCCCACCACGGTCCCCCACCGCCCGGTGGACTGCTACCAGGTCGTCTTGGGCGACGAAGCGCCTTCGACCGGGAGTGACACCCCGGCCGCGGGCACGGCGCGCCCATGA
- the rfaE2 gene encoding D-glycero-beta-D-manno-heptose 1-phosphate adenylyltransferase: protein MFDVRTLIDRIPRIEVLIIGDAVLDCWMAGPSHRLCREAPVPVVTVTDRTYAPGGAGNTAANVAALGAPVHLVSVIGDDQDGRLLRDALVDRDVSADGLLTVPGYRTPSKRRVLAGQQMLARLDDGGDEPIPEHAADELIRTVDRLASRCACVLVCDYGTGMLTDGIRDRLVQRRRSWSGPVVVDAHDPARWAALRPTAVTPNYTETRLLLDERGPEDGDERAVFVERHAGRLLDRSGAAMVVCTLDADGAVLLQPGRRIYRTYAKTAPAPGFTTGAGDSFVAAFTLALAAGAHETTALELGTIAAGVVCQQARTSVCRRAELLRAIAPSESGITSEEELAEYVAAYRKAGRRLVFTNGCFDVLHRGHITYLNQAKQLGDVLIVALNSDESVRRLKGPDRPVNPVEDRAAVLAALSCVDHIVVFDEETPAKLLEAVRPDVYVKGGDYTPEMLPETPIVWRLGGEVRILDYVDDRSTTRIIERIRRTAEVPR, encoded by the coding sequence ATGTTCGACGTCCGGACCCTGATCGACCGCATCCCCCGCATCGAAGTGCTGATCATCGGCGACGCCGTGCTGGACTGCTGGATGGCCGGGCCCTCGCACCGGCTCTGCCGGGAGGCGCCCGTACCGGTGGTCACCGTCACCGATCGCACGTACGCGCCGGGCGGCGCCGGCAACACGGCCGCGAACGTGGCCGCGCTCGGCGCCCCCGTCCATCTGGTCAGCGTCATCGGCGACGACCAGGACGGGCGGCTGCTGCGGGACGCGCTGGTCGACCGGGATGTGTCGGCGGACGGGCTGCTCACGGTCCCCGGGTATCGCACGCCGAGCAAGCGTCGGGTGCTGGCCGGCCAGCAGATGCTGGCTCGGCTCGACGACGGCGGCGACGAGCCGATCCCCGAGCACGCCGCCGACGAGCTGATCCGCACCGTCGACCGGCTGGCCTCGCGCTGCGCGTGCGTGCTGGTGTGCGACTACGGCACCGGGATGCTGACCGACGGGATCCGCGATCGGCTCGTCCAGCGCCGCCGCTCCTGGTCCGGGCCGGTCGTGGTGGACGCGCACGACCCCGCCCGCTGGGCGGCGCTGCGGCCGACCGCGGTCACGCCGAACTACACCGAGACACGCCTGCTGCTGGACGAGCGCGGTCCCGAGGACGGCGACGAGCGGGCCGTCTTCGTGGAGCGCCATGCCGGCCGGCTGCTCGACCGGTCCGGCGCCGCCATGGTGGTGTGCACGCTCGACGCGGACGGGGCGGTGCTGCTCCAGCCCGGCCGGCGGATCTACCGGACGTACGCGAAGACGGCCCCGGCCCCCGGCTTCACCACCGGGGCGGGCGACTCCTTCGTCGCCGCGTTCACCCTGGCGCTCGCCGCCGGCGCGCACGAGACGACCGCGCTGGAGCTGGGCACGATCGCGGCGGGCGTGGTCTGCCAGCAGGCGAGAACCAGCGTGTGCCGCCGCGCCGAGCTGCTGCGGGCCATTGCGCCGAGCGAGAGCGGGATCACGTCGGAGGAAGAGCTGGCCGAGTACGTGGCGGCGTACCGGAAGGCCGGCCGGCGGCTCGTCTTCACCAACGGCTGCTTCGACGTGCTGCACCGGGGCCACATCACGTACCTGAACCAGGCCAAGCAGCTCGGCGACGTGCTGATCGTCGCCCTCAACTCCGACGAGTCGGTGCGCCGGCTCAAGGGCCCTGACCGGCCGGTCAACCCGGTCGAGGACCGCGCGGCCGTGCTCGCCGCGCTGTCCTGCGTGGACCACATCGTGGTGTTCGACGAGGAGACCCCGGCCAAGCTGCTGGAGGCGGTGCGGCCTGACGTGTACGTGAAGGGCGGGGACTACACGCCGGAGATGCTGCCGGAGACCCCGATCGTGTGGCGGCTCGGCGGCGAGGTCCGCATCCTCGACTACGTGGACGACCGGTCCACGACCCGGATCATCGAGCGCATCCGCCGGACCGCGGAGGTGCCTCGGTGA
- a CDS encoding glycosyltransferase family 9 protein encodes MRPATVPPFPHPAADRGGPIEWAETRRILLVRPDNLGDVVMLTPALRALRAHVPDARLDLLASPVGSSLAPVIPYLDGTLAISPVWQDADGRMPHDPDRELALVSRVKAGRYDVVVVFTSFSQSPWPMAYVAYLAGIPVRAGHSKEFGGSLLTHWVTPPPDETHQVDRCLHLLEALGVPPAGTHLELRVPDDARDRAAAALARAGIAPARPYALLAPGASCSARRYPADRFGKVAAELAERGLPVAVVGSAGERDLVAEVVSAAGSLGVAAVGPLDTPAFVALVAGAAVAVTNDSGGMHVADAVGTPVVVAFSGTELEDQLAPRTVRAELFRVPTSCSPCHQFRCPFGLPCLDLDPTELAGTAYELAPRCRPPDPEGGEACSTSGP; translated from the coding sequence ATGCGACCCGCTACCGTGCCGCCGTTCCCCCACCCGGCCGCCGATCGTGGCGGGCCGATCGAGTGGGCCGAGACGCGACGCATCCTGCTGGTCCGCCCGGACAACCTCGGCGACGTGGTCATGCTCACGCCCGCGCTGCGGGCGCTGCGCGCGCACGTGCCGGACGCGCGGCTGGACCTCCTCGCCTCCCCGGTCGGCAGCTCCCTGGCTCCGGTCATCCCGTACCTTGACGGGACGCTGGCCATCTCACCGGTCTGGCAGGACGCGGACGGCCGGATGCCGCACGACCCGGACCGGGAGCTGGCCCTGGTCAGCCGGGTGAAGGCCGGCCGGTACGACGTGGTCGTCGTCTTCACGTCCTTCTCCCAGTCGCCCTGGCCGATGGCGTACGTGGCGTACCTGGCCGGGATACCGGTCCGGGCTGGGCACTCGAAGGAGTTCGGGGGCAGCCTGCTCACTCACTGGGTGACGCCCCCGCCGGACGAGACGCACCAGGTGGACCGGTGCCTGCACCTGCTGGAGGCGCTCGGCGTGCCCCCGGCCGGTACCCACCTGGAGCTGCGCGTCCCGGACGACGCGCGCGACCGGGCCGCGGCAGCGCTCGCCCGCGCCGGGATCGCGCCCGCCCGGCCGTACGCCCTGCTCGCGCCCGGCGCCTCCTGCTCCGCCCGCCGGTACCCGGCCGACCGGTTCGGCAAGGTCGCCGCCGAACTGGCCGAGCGCGGCCTGCCGGTGGCGGTGGTGGGCAGCGCCGGGGAACGCGACCTGGTCGCCGAGGTCGTGTCGGCCGCCGGCAGCCTCGGCGTCGCCGCGGTCGGGCCGCTGGACACCCCGGCGTTCGTCGCCCTCGTCGCGGGAGCGGCCGTGGCGGTGACCAACGACTCCGGCGGCATGCACGTGGCCGACGCCGTCGGCACGCCCGTGGTGGTCGCGTTCTCCGGGACCGAGCTGGAGGACCAGCTGGCCCCGCGTACGGTACGCGCCGAGCTGTTCCGCGTACCCACCTCCTGCTCCCCGTGTCATCAGTTCCGGTGCCCGTTCGGGCTCCCCTGCCTCGACCTGGACCCCACCGAGCTGGCCGGCACCGCGTATGAGCTGGCTCCGCGGTGCCGGCCCCCAGACCCCGAGGGGGGTGAGGCATGTTCGACGTCCGGACCCTGA
- a CDS encoding GAF and ANTAR domain-containing protein, producing the protein MRAETLVRELTAIVDLTQSDHHSEPVCNRVVEAVVRSVPGCDGATLWLWRGEPYAIHTATHPDLARLDELQFQLLEGPGIEALAEHRTAWVPDTLHDEERPAFNTVAVRYGVRCCLALGFPIEPGGGLLQLYAARPYRLRRDLEPTLALIALQARAAIRNTWLYREAQAEAEQMRLARESSVVIEEAKGIIMHACGCDADEAFDRLRRISQHGQIKLVTVAQRLVNQVARRRAGAPRGTRADRVTGAPGAGTERGNDVPGAGSDGQAAGFRGRGGPV; encoded by the coding sequence GTGCGAGCGGAAACCCTGGTACGCGAGTTGACCGCGATCGTCGACCTGACCCAGTCCGATCACCACTCCGAGCCGGTGTGCAACCGCGTGGTGGAGGCCGTCGTCCGGTCCGTCCCCGGATGCGACGGCGCCACCCTGTGGCTGTGGCGTGGCGAGCCGTACGCGATCCACACCGCGACCCACCCCGACCTTGCCCGGCTGGACGAGCTGCAGTTCCAACTGCTGGAAGGACCGGGCATCGAGGCGCTGGCGGAGCACCGGACGGCCTGGGTGCCGGACACGCTGCACGACGAGGAGCGGCCGGCGTTCAACACCGTGGCGGTGCGGTACGGGGTGCGTTGCTGCCTGGCGCTGGGCTTCCCGATCGAGCCGGGCGGGGGACTGCTCCAGCTGTACGCGGCCCGGCCGTACCGGCTGCGCCGCGACCTGGAGCCGACACTGGCCCTGATCGCACTGCAGGCCCGGGCGGCGATCCGCAACACGTGGCTGTACCGGGAGGCGCAGGCCGAGGCCGAGCAGATGCGGCTCGCCCGCGAGTCCAGCGTGGTAATCGAGGAGGCCAAGGGCATCATCATGCACGCCTGCGGGTGCGACGCCGACGAGGCGTTCGACCGGCTGCGCCGGATCTCCCAGCACGGCCAGATCAAGCTGGTGACGGTCGCGCAACGGCTGGTCAACCAGGTGGCGCGGCGGCGGGCCGGGGCGCCGCGGGGAACGAGGGCCGACCGGGTGACCGGCGCGCCCGGTGCGGGGACCGAACGGGGGAATGACGTGCCCGGGGCCGGATCGGACGGCCAGGCAGCGGGTTTTCGCGGGCGAGGCGGCCCGGTTTGA
- a CDS encoding PAS domain-containing protein has translation MKQDAGRRIGGESFSREDRAKDRAKDIVTAFRARLSSLHDACAAPDRQTDELLDVALLELDRAVADMEQLAQLAGGAAAGGPVERERELLRRLFVESPVPTLLLSAGGEIRRGNRAAGDLFGLPLGYLTGKPFYAMLDPATVAVARARLAAVLRTGERQVLRARPRHRGELVGVTFTFQPFVAPGQTEAEVLAVALRPAKLAPPPEEDEAEGRRAERTWYATHALDLVLSCAATLLEGARRPEIERRLAEQLVAQFADWVLVDCVEEGGGENAALRRASVSGPAGADDLAKALGKLDGGSNRLAETVRRTGEPILQVYPDDPVALGTLPGGRTVLGAINAGSLLAVPIQGAGRVRGVITAVRTAERAYFTLADQRVLTELAALLGLTLTPRG, from the coding sequence ATGAAACAGGACGCGGGCCGAAGGATTGGCGGGGAATCCTTTTCCCGGGAGGATCGCGCCAAAGACCGCGCCAAAGACATCGTCACGGCGTTCCGGGCCCGGCTGAGCTCCCTGCACGACGCTTGCGCGGCCCCGGACCGGCAGACCGACGAGCTGCTCGACGTGGCCCTTCTGGAGCTGGACCGCGCCGTGGCGGACATGGAGCAGCTAGCCCAGTTGGCCGGCGGAGCCGCCGCGGGCGGACCGGTCGAGCGGGAGCGGGAGTTGCTGCGCCGGCTGTTCGTGGAGTCCCCGGTGCCCACGCTGCTGCTGTCCGCGGGCGGCGAGATCCGGCGCGGCAACCGGGCGGCCGGGGACCTGTTCGGCCTGCCGCTGGGGTACCTGACCGGCAAGCCCTTCTACGCGATGCTCGACCCCGCCACGGTCGCGGTCGCCCGCGCGCGGCTCGCGGCGGTCCTGCGCACCGGCGAGCGGCAGGTGCTCCGCGCCCGGCCCCGCCACCGAGGCGAGCTGGTGGGCGTCACCTTCACCTTTCAGCCGTTCGTCGCGCCGGGGCAGACCGAGGCCGAGGTGCTGGCCGTCGCGCTCCGGCCGGCTAAGCTGGCGCCCCCGCCCGAGGAGGACGAGGCCGAGGGCCGCCGGGCCGAGCGGACCTGGTACGCCACCCACGCGCTGGACCTGGTTCTGTCCTGCGCGGCCACCTTGTTGGAGGGCGCCCGGCGGCCGGAGATCGAGCGCCGGCTCGCCGAACAACTCGTCGCCCAGTTCGCGGACTGGGTGCTGGTCGACTGCGTGGAAGAAGGTGGAGGGGAAAACGCCGCGCTGCGCCGCGCCAGCGTATCCGGTCCGGCGGGCGCGGACGACCTGGCCAAGGCCCTGGGCAAGCTCGACGGCGGCTCGAACCGGTTGGCCGAGACGGTCCGGCGCACCGGCGAGCCCATCCTCCAGGTGTATCCCGACGACCCCGTCGCCCTGGGCACGCTGCCGGGCGGCCGGACCGTGCTGGGCGCGATCAACGCCGGCTCGCTGCTCGCCGTGCCGATCCAGGGCGCCGGCCGCGTGCGCGGGGTGATCACCGCGGTCCGGACGGCGGAGCGCGCCTACTTCACGCTCGCCGACCAGCGGGTCCTCACCGAACTGGCCGCCCTGCTCGGCCTGACGCTCACCCCGCGCGGCTAG
- a CDS encoding SRPBCC family protein → MRTYELTRGMPASAEIVFDVAADLSLMYRWLPPNLHLEQTGPSKVHMSADVESPGGERHLESDSTVRYDRGRRRLEWNAREPTGYGGWLQVRDAGAGTSEVSVHLEFSEEEPEALDARADLEESLRRLEGEVTRRVREAGARED, encoded by the coding sequence ATGCGCACATACGAACTGACCCGCGGCATGCCCGCGTCCGCCGAGATCGTCTTCGACGTCGCGGCCGATCTCAGCCTGATGTACCGCTGGCTGCCGCCGAACCTGCACCTGGAGCAGACCGGCCCCAGCAAGGTGCACATGTCGGCCGACGTCGAGTCCCCGGGCGGCGAGCGCCATCTGGAGTCCGACAGCACCGTACGCTACGACCGCGGACGACGCCGCCTGGAGTGGAACGCGCGCGAGCCGACCGGGTACGGCGGATGGCTGCAGGTCCGGGACGCCGGCGCCGGCACCAGCGAGGTGAGCGTCCACCTGGAGTTCAGCGAGGAGGAGCCGGAGGCGCTGGACGCCCGGGCCGACCTGGAGGAGTCCCTCCGCCGCCTGGAGGGCGAGGTGACCCGCCGGGTGAGGGAAGCGGGCGCGAGAGAGGACTGA
- a CDS encoding hemerythrin domain-containing protein, with protein sequence MTERSTIKRTEDAVDLLKQQHQEIKTLFAATAANSGEQRRRSFEQLVRLLSIHETAEEEIVHPQTRRLPGGERMIQTRLREEEHAKRLLAELDRMGPEAPQFPERLARLRETVLSHAEHEERDEFVALRKHFSPEQLRGMAVLIKAAQAIAPTRPHPQVRPTARANLIAGLPIAVLDRTRDLLRGTGRALRTMGARQT encoded by the coding sequence ATGACCGAACGGTCCACGATCAAGCGCACGGAAGATGCGGTCGACCTGCTCAAGCAGCAGCATCAGGAGATCAAGACGCTGTTCGCCGCCACCGCCGCGAACAGCGGCGAGCAGCGGCGGCGATCGTTCGAGCAGCTGGTCCGGCTGCTGTCGATCCACGAGACCGCCGAGGAGGAGATCGTCCACCCGCAGACGCGTCGGCTGCCCGGCGGCGAGCGGATGATCCAGACCCGGCTCCGCGAGGAGGAGCACGCCAAGCGCCTGCTCGCCGAGCTGGACCGGATGGGGCCGGAGGCGCCGCAGTTCCCCGAGCGCCTGGCGCGGCTGCGCGAGACCGTGCTGTCCCACGCCGAGCATGAGGAGCGCGATGAGTTCGTCGCGTTGCGCAAGCACTTCAGCCCCGAGCAGTTGCGCGGGATGGCGGTGCTGATCAAGGCCGCCCAGGCCATAGCGCCCACCCGTCCGCACCCGCAGGTGCGACCCACGGCCAGGGCCAACCTGATCGCCGGTCTGCCGATAGCCGTGCTGGACCGGACGCGGGACCTGCTCCGCGGCACCGGGCGCGCCCTCCGCACGATGGGGGCACGCCAGACCTAG
- a CDS encoding LLM class F420-dependent oxidoreductase, which translates to MASKPPKIGYFLACEEFTPAQLIEQAKMAEAAGFEALWISDHFHPWNDEQGQSPFVWAVIGALSQVTSLPVTTAVTCPTFRIHPAIIAQAAATAQVMLEGRFRLGVGSGEALNEHILGDPWPPVPVRLEMLEEAIQVMRLLWEGGSKSFYGKYYQVENARIYTLPDTPPPVYVSGFGRRSVELAGRVGDGFLTTMPDADAIRRFRDAGGGDKPTQAGMKVCWAPDEDQAVKTVRRLWPNEYLPGELGQILPTPRHVEQASQLVTEDMIRESTACGPDPDRHVRTLKQYVAAGFDEVYVGQIGPEQEGFFEFYRDQVLPRVRAA; encoded by the coding sequence TTGGCGAGCAAACCGCCGAAGATCGGCTACTTCCTGGCCTGTGAGGAGTTCACCCCGGCCCAGTTGATCGAGCAGGCCAAGATGGCCGAGGCGGCCGGGTTCGAGGCGTTGTGGATTTCCGACCACTTCCATCCCTGGAACGACGAGCAGGGCCAGAGCCCCTTCGTGTGGGCCGTGATCGGCGCCCTGTCCCAGGTCACGTCACTGCCGGTCACGACGGCCGTGACGTGCCCGACCTTCCGAATCCACCCGGCGATCATCGCCCAGGCGGCGGCCACCGCCCAGGTGATGCTGGAGGGCCGGTTCCGGCTCGGCGTGGGCTCCGGGGAGGCGCTCAACGAGCACATCCTCGGCGATCCCTGGCCGCCCGTGCCGGTGCGCCTGGAGATGCTCGAGGAGGCCATCCAGGTGATGCGGCTCCTGTGGGAAGGAGGCTCGAAGAGCTTTTACGGGAAGTACTACCAGGTGGAGAACGCCCGGATCTACACGCTTCCCGACACCCCGCCCCCGGTGTACGTGTCCGGCTTCGGCAGGCGGTCGGTGGAGCTGGCCGGACGGGTCGGCGACGGCTTCCTGACGACGATGCCGGACGCCGACGCCATCCGGCGGTTCCGGGACGCCGGCGGCGGGGACAAGCCCACGCAGGCCGGGATGAAGGTCTGCTGGGCACCGGACGAGGACCAGGCGGTGAAGACCGTGCGTCGGTTGTGGCCGAACGAGTACCTGCCCGGCGAGCTGGGGCAGATCCTGCCCACACCGCGGCACGTCGAGCAAGCGTCGCAGCTGGTCACCGAGGACATGATCCGCGAGTCGACCGCGTGCGGCCCGGACCCCGACCGGCACGTGCGGACGCTGAAGCAGTACGTGGCCGCCGGCTTCGACGAGGTGTACGTCGGCCAGATCGGCCCGGAGCAGGAAGGCTTCTTCGAGTTCTACCGCGACCAGGTGTTGCCCCGGGTGCGCGCGGCCTGA
- a CDS encoding NAD-dependent epimerase/dehydratase family protein, with the protein MRVLVTGASGNIGTALLRRLAAEPDATVVGLARRVPKGRVDFPYDTCEWVACDVADPDCRDALVEACQDATAVVHLAWALQPSHNEPRLIQTNVEGSQHVFDAAVQAGVPQVVYLSSVGAYSPGRKDTPVNESWPTDGVAASSYSRHKSTVERLLDKIESEGHDTRFVRLRPGLVFQRAAASEIARYFLGPFAPLSLLRVAHPPLLPLDERMVFQCVHADDVAEAIVRAIRQRASGAFNIAADPVLTPRDLGELLGARFLPVRGGLLHQAAGLVWRLRLQPTEPGWIDLALAAPVMSTERARRELGWTPRHDAREALRELLDGLAHGTGAGSAVMRPRESVPTRVTDLLRGRLPGTTVLT; encoded by the coding sequence ATGCGCGTCCTGGTGACCGGAGCCAGCGGCAACATCGGCACGGCCCTGCTGCGCCGGCTGGCCGCCGAACCCGACGCGACGGTGGTCGGCCTGGCGCGGCGGGTGCCGAAGGGCCGCGTGGACTTCCCGTACGACACCTGCGAGTGGGTGGCGTGCGACGTCGCCGACCCCGACTGCAGGGACGCGCTGGTCGAGGCGTGCCAGGACGCCACCGCGGTCGTGCACCTGGCCTGGGCGTTGCAACCAAGCCACAACGAGCCGCGGCTGATCCAGACCAACGTCGAGGGCAGCCAGCACGTGTTCGACGCCGCCGTCCAGGCCGGGGTGCCGCAGGTCGTCTACCTGTCCTCGGTCGGCGCCTACTCCCCCGGGCGTAAGGACACGCCGGTGAACGAGTCCTGGCCGACCGACGGGGTGGCCGCCTCGTCGTACAGCCGCCACAAGTCGACGGTCGAGCGGCTGCTCGACAAGATCGAGTCAGAGGGGCACGACACGAGGTTCGTGCGGCTGCGCCCGGGACTGGTGTTCCAGCGGGCCGCGGCGAGCGAGATCGCGCGGTACTTCCTCGGCCCGTTCGCGCCGCTCTCGCTGCTACGCGTGGCGCACCCACCCCTGCTGCCCCTGGACGAGCGGATGGTCTTCCAGTGCGTCCACGCCGACGACGTGGCCGAGGCGATCGTCCGGGCCATCCGGCAGCGGGCGTCCGGCGCGTTCAACATCGCCGCGGATCCGGTCCTCACCCCGCGCGACCTGGGCGAGCTGCTCGGCGCGCGGTTCTTGCCGGTCCGGGGCGGCCTGCTGCACCAGGCCGCCGGCCTGGTGTGGCGGCTCCGGCTCCAGCCGACCGAGCCGGGCTGGATCGACCTGGCGTTGGCCGCGCCCGTGATGAGCACCGAGCGGGCCCGCCGCGAGCTGGGCTGGACACCCCGGCACGACGCCCGGGAGGCGTTGCGCGAGCTGCTGGACGGGCTGGCGCACGGCACGGGCGCCGGCAGCGCGGTCATGCGGCCGCGTGAATCCGTACCCACCCGCGTCACCGACCTGCTACGCGGCCGCCTGCCCGGCACGACCGTGCTCACCTGA